The following proteins come from a genomic window of Natronosalvus vescus:
- a CDS encoding AzlC family ABC transporter permease codes for MTARNDFFDGMRACAPLMVGMVPFALIAGVTAVNVGIDPVLAVVMSLVVFAGAAQLAAIDLIGQTASVVVVVFTAIVINLRFMMYSASIAPHFSRFSPASKWFSAYVLTDMAYALSVAEFDASPSEDRSRKWYYLGTAMMVWITWQLGTIAGVILGTSIPDGLSLEFAIPLTFMALLFPVLKGRPTMLAALVSGFIAMIAAPLPFNLGLVTAALVGILAGVLIEVRAGKFPSGRQAEDVGDSGESA; via the coding sequence ATGACGGCCCGTAATGATTTTTTCGACGGGATGCGCGCGTGTGCGCCACTTATGGTCGGGATGGTGCCGTTCGCGCTCATCGCCGGCGTCACCGCGGTGAACGTCGGTATCGATCCAGTACTGGCTGTTGTGATGTCTCTCGTCGTGTTCGCTGGAGCGGCTCAACTCGCGGCGATCGACCTGATTGGACAGACGGCATCTGTCGTCGTCGTCGTGTTCACGGCGATCGTCATCAATCTCCGCTTTATGATGTACAGCGCATCGATCGCACCGCATTTCAGCCGCTTTTCGCCTGCCTCGAAGTGGTTCAGCGCGTACGTACTTACCGACATGGCGTACGCCCTCTCGGTCGCCGAGTTCGACGCGTCCCCCTCTGAAGACCGGAGCAGAAAGTGGTACTATCTCGGGACGGCGATGATGGTCTGGATAACCTGGCAACTTGGCACCATCGCTGGCGTTATCCTCGGCACCAGTATTCCGGACGGGCTCTCCCTCGAGTTCGCGATCCCGTTGACGTTCATGGCGTTACTCTTCCCAGTCCTGAAGGGGCGTCCGACGATGCTTGCGGCGCTGGTCTCCGGGTTCATCGCGATGATCGCGGCACCACTGCCGTTCAATCTCGGGCTGGTAACGGCGGCCCTCGTCGGCATTCTCGCCGGCGTGCTTATCGAAGTGCGAGCCGGGAAATTCCCGTCGGGGCGACAGGCCGAGGACGTCGGCGACAGTGGTGAGTCGGCGTGA
- a CDS encoding AzlD domain-containing protein, whose translation MTTGYSSQTILVIIIAAGVGTFALRLSFILLFGRLSEVPPRVIGVLRFVPAAVLAALVVPAILSLEVDPTIGLEFEWPTLIAGTIAAVVAWRTENVLATIGVGMLVLWTLQLVL comes from the coding sequence GTGACGACCGGCTACAGCTCACAGACCATTTTGGTGATAATCATTGCTGCTGGAGTCGGCACATTCGCATTGCGCCTCTCGTTCATTCTCCTGTTCGGCCGACTCAGCGAGGTGCCACCCCGTGTGATCGGCGTCCTGCGGTTCGTGCCCGCTGCGGTTCTCGCCGCGCTCGTCGTCCCCGCCATCCTCAGTCTCGAGGTAGACCCTACGATCGGGCTCGAGTTCGAGTGGCCGACGCTCATAGCCGGAACAATTGCTGCGGTCGTCGCCTGGCGAACCGAGAACGTTCTGGCGACTATCGGTGTCGGCATGCTCGTGCTGTGGACGCTACAGCTGGTGCTGTGA